A window from Solanum stenotomum isolate F172 chromosome 7, ASM1918654v1, whole genome shotgun sequence encodes these proteins:
- the LOC125869977 gene encoding uncharacterized mitochondrial protein AtMg00810-like: MVDAKPISSPAEAGSRLILSGDHLPDAHLYRSVVVVKRILRYLKGSLHDGLFLRPMSDSSLIAFSDVGWISNLDDSRSQHGFALFYGGNLISWFSRKQKVVARSRTEAEYRALALATTELIWVQ, translated from the exons ATGGTTGATGCTAAGCCCATTTCTAGTCCGGCTGAAGCTGGATCTCGACTTATTCTTTCTGGTGATCATCTGCCTGATGCTCATTTATATCGTAGTGTTGTTG TTGTCAAACGCATACTTCGATATCTGAAAGGATCCCTCCATGATGGCCTCTTCTTACGACCTATGTCTGATTCTAGTCTGATAGCCTTTTCAGATGTTGGTTGGATATCTAACCTTGATGATAGTCGCTCCCAACATGGTTTTGCACTATTTTATGGAGGTAACTTGATCAGTTGGTTTTCTCGAAAACAAAAAGTTGTAGCCCGCTCAAGGACTGAAGCTGAGTATCGTGCTTTAGCTCTGGCAACTACTGAATTAATCTGGGTACAATAA
- the LOC125871154 gene encoding abscisic acid receptor PYL4-like: MPPKSSLLLQRINPTTTSTTTTTTATSGKQLQRRTPIPCTTEVPDSVTTHHTHSVSPNQCCSAVIQHISAPISTVWSVLRRFDNPQAYKHFVKSCHVIGGDGNVGTVREVRVISGLPAANSMERLEILDEERHVISFSVVGGDHRLVNYRSVTTLHSDQNNIGTTTIVVESYVVDIPHGNTKEETCVFVDTIVKCNLQSLAQIAQNSTRRNTAS, translated from the coding sequence atgcctcCAAAATCATCACTTTTACTCCAAAGAATCAATCCCACCACCACTTCTacaaccaccaccaccaccgccACCTCCGGTAAACAACTACAAAGACGTACACCAATACCATGTACCACTGAAGTCCCCGATTCCGTCACTACTCATCATACTCATTCCGTTAGCCCAAACCAGTGTTGCTCCGCCGTGATCCAACATATCTCCGCCCCAATCTCCACCGTTTGGTCCGTCCTCCGTCGCTTCGATAACCCTCAAGCATACAAACACTTCGTCAAGAGCTGCCACGTCATCGGTGGTGATGGGAACGTGGGGACCGTCCGTGAAGTGCGGGTCATCTCGGGTCTACCCGCTGCTAATAGCATGGAGAGACTTGAGATCCTTGATGAGGAACGCCACGTCATCAGCTTCAGCGTCGTAGGCGGGGACCACCGCCTGGTGAATTACCGATCTGTTACCACCCTCCACTCCGATCAAAATAATATTGGGACGACGACGATCGTTGTCGAATCGTACGTTGTTGATATACCACATGGGAATACTAAAGAAGAAACATGTGTGTTTGTGGATACTATTGTTAAATGTAACCTTCAATCTCTTGCCCAGATCGCTCAGAATTCAACAAGACGAAATACTGCTAGCTAA